From the genome of Chelonoidis abingdonii isolate Lonesome George chromosome 13, CheloAbing_2.0, whole genome shotgun sequence:
aataattaaatcacagtgttttaatatcatgtgctgcacagagccacttgcagctcaagAACCACTGGCTGAGTAGCCGTGTGTTAATGCCTTCCAGCATTTCAACACCTCCATTTTATCTCTGCCCTTCTTCCCAATAGAACTGACCATGTTGACACCATGAATGACTTatctcccagacagaaagaagaagaatgggagcaggggggtgtcataagtagataggtaagggttaattttcttttacctgcaaagggtgaacaaaggggaaaacaagcacctgaccagaggaccaatcagagacctggattttttttaaagtctgggaggggactggaaatcagggtctttttgttttcctgggCTGTGAGTAAAtaagtttttcttctaactccatcttctttcaaatcttctcctaaacatctgtgagtacaaaaggaaaacaaagtaatcggctgtgatgagctttgatttgtatttacatgtgtgtggtgtactgtgttggactggtttaattgggctatcttttaaatcagactgtttattcatattttctctaagcaagagcctgtattgatctcttaatgcagtaacattgttttgtattttctttctttttagataaagttttctttttaaaccttgtggaagtttcttttcctagtgaggcagaggggagaggaatctctgtgcccagagctctgttatatcggtgacaggctagaggggggagggaaaagcccaaactctgtgtctcaccttcctattgtcccagggcgggaaaaggctacaggacaaagggagggggaatctcttgtgtgagctgactaggtgaatgcatagcctcggggaagctagattgcctctccggttgtattcaaggagtgaagtatagcatcgcaccggTTAAcccaggaaaggagaggaagctgggggatgagatagggagacccaagggtctgggtcttggggggtttctccagggaaagtctggggggaccagagcgaggcaggcgctattttcctgtctggtggcagcgagatagatccaagctgggtataagcttggggaaggttcacagtaaacactcagaggctgaactctaagtccagatttgagacagacgtttattacagggggagaagaggggagttGGGAATGGGGGCACGCACACAGCCCCTAACAAAGGGGAAGGGAGAATAGTGGACCTTGgtatggggagagggggcacaCAGAACCCCCTAGCATGGAGGAAAGCTGTGGCATGCAAACCCCACTCAAGGCAGGAAAGAGTTAATGAGGTACTGGAGATGCAATCAACCTGCTCTGCAACACCAGGGAGGTATTAAAGAGGAGAGGTGAGCACAGCTCTGTTGCTAAGAGGCAGGTTGGGTGAGCAGGTGGAGGGTGGATGCTCATGATGGCTGGGCCTAGGGAGACTATTGGTGGTCAGGTATCctggaggaaagggaagagtTGGTTTCTTTATGCTTGTGGTCTGGTGGGTGGGTACCCTGGAAGGGGTAGAGCTGTCAGAGGCCCAGTTGGAGCATGGAGCAGCGGAGGACCCACGAAGTTGGAGTGGCGGCTGTGCTGCTTGATGCTGTGAGGGGGGTGTTCTGGTAAGTCTGTGCTAATCCAGGTGggaatgggggttggggaggCAGACAGAGCACCTGGCAtggggggagaatgggggacaTGGGAGTGGGTGGAAGGGGGAGATGGAGGATTCTGGTGAGGTGATAAGGGGGTGCACACAGAGCCCCTCTCAGGGGGACCCTAGGAGGGAGGAGTAATAGGGGCACACACAGCTATGGGGAGCAGGGTCACAAACAGACCCTGGTGGTAGTAGAAGACTGAAGGACCCtgatatgggggagggggatacaCACACAACCCCTGCAAGGAGGGAATTGGGGGACTTACAGGAAGTTCCTGAAATAGAAGGTgatgggagggtggcacacagggtttgtggggggaatggagggatACCTCAGGGACTCTGTGTGCGCAATGATCTCCGCCTACAGAAGCTATAAAGTGTGTGACCACTGACCCTTCCCCCAATAATGTTACGATTTATGTGTGTCTATCTGTGGTGCTCAGACTTTACATGAAGAAATGTTTGCTTTAAAAGTGAGAAGGGATGTAACCTTTAAAAATCACGTGCAGTGCCTTGAGTTACAAGTAAAGTCCTCATGGCTGGATCTCCAATTTCCCTGAATGAGGTGGATGGATAGTGATTTAGTTCTGTTGAAAGACTCTATTAGCTTAATATGAAAGAAATGCCAATAAAATggaacatataaaataaatagagGATAACTTATCCCTGTGGGACAGATCTGATCACTCACTGACTACATCTACTACATCGTGGTCTGCAGTAAATAAAAGTATTCTGTTATCCTTTCCAAAATTGTTAGTTTTTcagattgttttatttattgttcCTGGAAACAATAAATAGGCTAGATGATGCgttaaatatatttcagttaaaaTGGGCTCTAACTAAAAGGATAATATAGAGagatttaaaacactttttttacaATTATGAAAGCAAGGCTTCACCCTAGACATGAGACTTGAACCCCTAATCTCTAGGTTAGGAAGCTAGTGCCTGTATTAGGCCACTAGAACTGGGCAAAAAGGAGTTTGTATCATTTGCCACTTGATTTCTCATATTGCTCTGAAGTAGAGTTGCATGAAGATTTCTGTTCCTTCAAGTCCCTTTTCTGCCTCTTGCTGAAACTAAGCCCTGTTAGTCCCCTCCTACTGCAAGCAGCTTTTTATCTTCTGCTTTTTCCAGATGCATCTGCAAGAGTCCTCACTCAATTCATTTTAGCACCAAGCAACTGGTTTCATACCAGAGTGCCAGTGACTCAGGAGCTAGACAGCATATCTCTTTCCCACACCTAGCTCACAAGAACAATATCCCAATGCTTTTCTTATTTGGACACTTTCACTACAGAAAGTGAATCACCCTGAGAGTAACAAGCTCCTTTCTCTGTGAGCGTTTAACTCTGGGTGGGCATTTGGACACAAGCTCTTTTGATTATACACAGCGCAGCTGGGCATGATCACTTGTGTGCCTAGGTACATAGCACATCTGTGTATGCATTGTTTGACCTGAAGCTTTATTTTTCATCACACCCACATCTGGTGGCAAAATCTTCAAAGGATAAATTGTGGGTAATTTTCACATTACTTCCTTATACATGCATTTGTAGCACCTCTTGTTTTTCTGGCTTATCTTCCTCCCCACCTTTCTATAGAGATGCTAGGCTGACACCATGCACTTGTCAAAAATGCATAGGGTTAAATTAGAGCTATAATAATAGGACCTATTTCTCATgcatagggatcagttctgaaTGGGTTGAGGAGGGCAGGATTGTTATGTCTGTGTTGCGGTCTGGGAGCTAAGCTCTGCTTTCCCTACTGTTGTGGGGAAGCTGCTTTCTCAGCCCAAGTGTGTGCAACTACTTCTTGGCAAATCACTCTTCAAAACAATCTCCATGGCCTTTCCTCTAGACAGTCTCTCTAACACATTTCTCCTTATTTTCCCATTGAACACTTTGATCTTTTTCTGATGGTTGGAAATTacctttattaaaacaaaaccgACCACGAAGGGACTCGAACCCTCAATCTTCTGATCCGAAGTCAGACgccttatccattaggccacgCGGTCACGTTAGGTAACTTGAGATAAGTGTCATAGCCAGCCCTTAGTTGTGGCCTTTAAGGCTCATTGGCGGTACAGCCGAGGAGGTTCAGGCTATAAGAACAATGCGATGCTAGTTACAGTTACCCCTGCGCTGCGAGGGAAGCTCACGGTACCGTTTGCGTCTCTTCCGCATCTGTACTGGGCGTGGGAAAATTCTCATCtgagccttttaaaaatgtattggccATACTACTAATTAATTAAACCCAGAAgctgtttttcagttttatttcttgTTCTAGGCAAACCTTCGTTTTCTTTCAAACATTATTTCAGTGCCTGAAGCTTTCTAATCAAAATATCGACTTGCATCCTAGCGTAGGCTGCTCGCGGTTGTTGTCGGAACTGAAGGACTCATTTTCCTGGTGTAGCTGTAAAAGCGGCTGTCCAGGGTTGTGACAGTCACCTGACTAATTAGTAAGATCACTCTAATCAGCTGATGTATAAAAATGTTGTCATTGCCCCTGATGAGGTGTGACAAAATTATCTTtaaaggatggggaaaaaatgaaacgtGAATTCAGACGTTATTGTTATATGGGCCTATCTGTAACTGGCTGTTACTTTCAACAAAACTGCCTTTGTTTCCTGGCTTGGAGGATTTGAAGGGCACGTGCTATGCCGGAAGTACTGTACACCTGAGCGCTAAGCTAACAGCTAACGCGGGATTCGAACGCTTGACTTGCTGTTCCACAACTACTAAGCTCTTTCCTCCAGGCCACGGGCTCACGACGGGATTTCGTCCCGCCCTGTGGTAACTAGTATGTGACGCGAAGAGCTGAGCCGTGTTTGTGCGCGGCTGGGCGGGAGGGCAGCCCCGTGCCCGCCCCTCCCCGTCCCCCAGGGCCCAGCAGCGGCTCTTTATCGACCTCCCCCTGGGTTTGCAAGGGGACGTCACGCTAGTTTTGGCGGGAGTTTGACGTGATGGTGACATCATCCCTCAGGGGCTCGTTCCTCCTCTCCCCGCTGTCTGCGTTGTGGCGGacaaggcgggggggggggtgtcccggGGGGGGTGTCACTGCAAGGGACCGGGCGGGGGCAGAAGCTTTTCTGCAATTTTACTAACCGGTGTGAGGGAGGGCAGCCCACAATGCTGGCGGCGCCCCCCCTTACTGATTTCAGGAGGCGCTGCGGAATGGGGAGCGCCAGAGGCGATTACGTTGtagggggaagaggaaatccaAATTCTTGGCAGTGGATTATACAAAATAGGAGGGAGAAATAAAATTCGGCCACCACAGAGTTAAGAAATAGTGTGAGCAGCTTGTTCTCATGGAGCCccagtggcctaatggataaggcaCTGGCCTCCTAAGCCAGGGATTGTGGGTTCGAGTCCCATCTGGGGTGAAAGACTTTTCCTCCCCGTTTTTAGAAATAAACCGTATCTCCATCTCTAGGCGACATTACTGGCTACAAATTTAAACGGCAGAGCATTTCCTCTTTGGTGCTCTCCAGTTTTCTCAACAGATAAAAGGTAACCCAGCAAGGGACTCCTGGCTGACTGGTTGGCCTTTTCCAGCACAGCTTTGGCACTGGGCGCAGGAGGACAAAGGACCCCGAGCCCTTGAGGCACAAATCTCTTCTAAGGGACTAGCTAGAAGCAGGGAATTCCCTTTTGAAGGGGATGGGCCAGCTGCCTCTGGAGAACAGCAGTTTGGGCCTGGCTAGTGACCATGGTAGTCTCAGTGCTATTCCACCAATGCCCCTCACTGTGACATTCTGGTAGATCATCTGCCTATTGAGCTGGTCCCAACCCCTGCATTGGGAGCAAAACGTGTGTCTcaagcagtgggtctcaaacctTTGTATtggggacccctttcacatagcaagcgtGCGTGCGAcccgccttataaattaaaaacactttaaaatatatttaacaccattataaatgctgaggcAAAAGGGGTttcaggtggaggctgacagcttgcaaaccCTCTCCCCTCAATAACGTCACTGCtgcctgaggggtcacaacccccagtttgaggaccCCTGGTCTAAAGCTATAGGGAGAGAGACCAGTTCCTAGCACTAGCTCCTTGCCATGTCTGAGCTCAGGGCGCCATCCTGTCGCTTTTTGATTCGCTCAAAGAGTTTTGTGAAAACTTTATTTCCTcctattgatttttccttttctgttttaccCAGACAGGTTCACTGGGTGCTATTCAAATATGTCCTGTTTTCCATTAACCATAAAAGCAGCAACTAAGTCATGCCTCTAACAGAGTTGAAGACATATTCCTCATACACCCACAAAGCACTTTAATGGCCACTGAATCAATTTAGTGTGGACATCCCTTTACAACTGAAAAGAACATATTCTCCCAGCAAGcctcaacttttttttcttaagtcaTTGTTTATTTAGAGTAGACTCTGATAGAGCCCACAATATGCTAGGGGTTTCCATATTCATAAGCAAATGTAGTTCCCTTGCTTTGAAGAGTTTATaccctcagggcggagggtggggagttACCACAAGGGGGGGACTCAGGtcggaggcagggagctgccgcaggaggcgcgcctcagggcggggggtgcacaaggtggaagtttcgcctagggcacgaaacatccttgcaccggccccgGTTGGGCtacaaaaaaatcatgagtttggcttTAAAGCAATATGCTTCAAGAAGCCCCTTGGGTGCGTTTTCATTGGTTTCTGGGTTCTGAGCCTTTAGTTTACCCTTGCATCACCTTTTCCAGCTTCCCTTCGCCCTCCCAATCATGAGGGCTatacattttttgtatttaacaaaagctgaaattctgaTTTAAGATCCCATCTCCTGCAAACTAGTGATTACAACACCAAATGTCActagacttgtgataaaatcacaagagctggcaccATTTATGCCTTTATATAAGCTTATAACACTTTATTCTATGTCATTTTTCATTCAAGGGAGACAAACATGCCCATTATGCTCTTCTAACCCAGAGATAGTCACTGTCAGCTGGtaattatgtttgcttttctttaatgAGACAAAACTTAAGTCACTCTTCTTTGCTTGAAAAGTTCATAAACATGCAAAAGTGTCAGTGAGAGACATGTGGCCTTATGTTAATGGAGTGAGCTGTATAATAGTGCCTCTGACTTCAGATCACAAAAGTGAGGGTTCACGTTCTTTTTATACTGCAACAGTTTGGTAAAATGTTaaacttcccacagctcccattggctgggaacagtgaactgtggccacagggagctgaggggctccatgcctgtgaatgctccaggtaaacaaaacaacaatgtattagatattcaattcaatgattccatagaatttaaaatcatcaaattttggtgtagacccgtttataagctgactcctgctctttgatgcgtcctttttttaccaaaaatattcggcttatgaatgagtatatatatTCTATAGAAGCAGGGATCGCTCTCACACATGAATACAGAAGGGCCTACAATAGGGGcaggaggaattaaaaaaaaaaaaaaattatgtcatTCTTTTAAAACATGGAAAACTTCTGAGACATAAATATTCTACTGCAAATATTGTTAGTGAAAACCCACTTTACTAAATACAAGAAAGCAGAtgttaaattacattttatttttacatgttttaaGCAAAGACTTTTTTAAAGACAGTTTATAATTTTGAGTATCCTCTTCAGTTTCCAGGCCAATGTGTTTAAAAATAGGATAtccaggcaattttttttttgtcttcaatCAAAGTCTACCCTCCTGCTTTGTTTTATAGTtgaatgaatttttttctgtCGCAGTCGTTCACGATTCATTTTTTGCACcctaaaaacagagaaaaagtgcCTTAAATAGCGTAGCCctagacatttaaaaacaactatTATTCCACACTTGTCTTATGATAAAACACACCACATGTTACTAGGTGCTGTCCATGCATGCAGGGAGACAATTCGGATGTTGTAATCTAAGTAAATTGCTGAACTATAATGAATTATTCATGCTAGGGTAGGAGTAGAAAAATCTCATGTCTCAGAGTGTAAGTTGATCATAACAGAGGCCAGGAAGGAATTCCAGGCCTTCTCAACCCAAAACAACATTACACAGTTGGCCATAGGAACCTTTCACCTTCCTttagagcagtgattctgaaCCTGTGGGCTGcttgtggcccagtcagcaccCAGCTGCTGCCCATTGACATCCTCAGTGCTATACAAATAGTATATATactgtgtggatgtggcccatataACACATAGAAAGCTGCATGTGTGGCCtgccacaatggtaaataggttgagaaccactgctctagtcacTTGTAGAATGTGGATACCAGATttgatggaccagtggtctgatcaggtatgaaaaaaattattacaGTGGCTAGCACAGAATAAAGTTGCATTAAAACACTCCAGGTCCAGAAGTGATACAACAGTGCAAGTTACTTTGAATGGTGTAGCTAGAGCAGCCCTGCCTGATCCATTGGCTCCCTATTGCAGCTCTGCTACAGTCCCTCCTAGCATCACGATAGCCCTGCCCAGGGACAGCTATCTTTAAACCACCTGCAAATTCCAATTGGATTGGGTAACTGGATTCTGTCTGGATAATCCAAATCTAGTTGAAGTGGAgccctgtttttgttttatacCTGGCTATGAGGAGTTGGGAGTTCTCCTTTGATACCACACTGGATTTCTCAGTGGCCTCCTTAATCatgtttctgattttttccaAGCAGTCTGCCAGATTCCTCATTTGGTAGCGACTCACTTCAGAGTTTATGATCAGCTcgccagatttatttattttattcttgtgCTGGGGAGGAAAAGAGGTAAAATATTTGACCACGAACACTGTTAGAAACGTATCATTTCCTGGCATAGAAACTGTGACAGATTTGGCAATTTTCCACAAAATCTTTGGGAAATCttttgaattaagtttaaatagcTTTGAAATCCATTGtattataaatacaaaatgtatgtattattgtgggattgtaaCTTCTTTAGGGGCAGATGTGGCCAACATTAGCCCCCGGGAAgggttatgagcttcaaaggactattttaaacaatgtgccagacaaaaAGGAACTTCTGGGACATAGTTAAGTGGGTTTCCTAGGAAATAATGGTGCAGAGAAGAATACAAATTCCAACCGCTGGACCCAACCTTTTGAAGCAGAGCCCTGAGGAAAGAACCATAATCTGATGCATTACCTATGCATGGTCTCTGaagatcacagaatatcagggttggaagggacctcaggaggtcatctagtccaattccctgctcaaagcagggccaatccccagacagatttttacctcaatTCCCTAAACGaccccctcaaggagtgaactcacaactctaggtttagcaagccaatgctcaaaccactgtatAAAGGAAAGGCTAACCTATGCATGCGTCCTAGGTCTGAGCTAACTGTTATAAATTTGTAACCACACAAAACCCCCTTGGGGGTTTGAAAGTCTGATCACCTGCCAAAGCCACTGTTGAAGTTGGGGGTGATCTCTGATAAGCTTAGCAGCATGGGTGTAGGTTTTGTTGCTCTACTCCCAtagttcttaatgttttctttgcaaTGCTTTCACTTTCAGAATAAATGTGCTGGCCTGGAAAGGACTGTTTCGTAATTTATAACTGTGGacaattatgctgtttatagcctctcaggagaaagcaaagcaggcctaCTTAGGCAGTTTGACTTGCTGGGGAAATCATAATGTGGGTAGGGAATCACGCAGCCCGGAAAAACTGAGGTCCGGAGAGAGAAAGATGCAGGTCTCCACCCAAAGAAGATGATAGCTGAGGAGCTGCAAGCCTGGACTGGGTGCCCTAGCCCATGCCCGTAGTAGGAAATGCAGATGCAGTTGCCCTCAACTGTGATAGAAGGCTGTAAAGTTAAACAAAATGGTtgaaagggggaggaaaaggttGACAGTTACCATCACTGCTATTTTCTGCCTCACATCTTCTGCAATCCAATCAGCTGATGCCAAATGGAATCTAATTTCTGCCTTACTATTCACTGTGAGTGAAAGAAAGAAGGGAATGTTTAATTCATCTCATGCAATTCACATTCAAAAGCAGCTGGTGATTAGATTGCCATGATGATTCTAATTTGAGTGTGCAGCAGGATCACAGCAGTTTCCACTTTTTACATCTTTTTCTGCTCTTCTTGGTGCCACGGTTAAAAAAAACTCTACTTAGCTGTTTATATGGACTTAATCATACTATGTGATCACCAGGGCATTATCAAATAGAATCTAACTGCTACTTCCAATTACAAAGACTAAATCACTTAATActtatttcaaaaatatattttatcctgatatttacctttttttaaaaagtttcccacCATATGTTGTTTGTAATACCTTAGTTAACTGGAAgttggtgtgtgttttttaatcTGGTTTTAAAAACTCTGATTACTTTCTGCATGTTTCTCAGCTTGTAACATGAAaacagactagtcagtttcactttcaggttctcatgCATTGCAATGTTGCACAGTTCAAGTTGCAAACACTGAACAGACctgtttttgtttaaacaaagtgGTTTCtattggaataaaaataaaattattaaacatTTCTCCTGGTCGTTAGTTTTCTGATGACTTCTTTTTATAACTCAAATTTTGGGTTAAGCTTGGCAGGCCTAAATGTCCCTTTGAATGTCTTAACTATAATGAAAAATGAGCAACAATCAAGGTCAATCTCAAATTTGATTAGGATATTTAAATAGCATTGGCAATCCAAGTTTTCAAGTTGTTGTACagtctatatatttttaaatccacaGAATATTTTTTCTACCTTTATTAACATTCTGGCCTCCGGGTCCACTGCTCCGGCAATAGGATATGGACAGACAATCTAAGAAGACAAGAATGCAGGAGTACTTAATCCCACAGCCAGATCTACAACTAATCACACTGtaagaaacagagaaaagaaatacTCTAAATCAGTGTGTCTCAACCTTTCCAAGCTACTGT
Proteins encoded in this window:
- the MRPL58 gene encoding large ribosomal subunit protein mL62 translates to MAARVLRGLCWARPVLLPARTPRGILHRAAAGAAPSSEFRSEYALDRLYPERNRSDAPEGTQDGTRQTSPDIPMDCLSISYCRSSGPGGQNVNKVNSKAEIRFHLASADWIAEDVRQKIAVMHKNKINKSGELIINSEVSRYQMRNLADCLEKIRNMIKEATEKSSVVSKENSQLLIARVQKMNRERLRQKKIHSTIKQSRRVDFD